From the genome of Strix aluco isolate bStrAlu1 chromosome 13, bStrAlu1.hap1, whole genome shotgun sequence:
AGAGACCAGACAGCATGCAGAGGAACGCTAAAATGGCAAAAAGCTACACATGTCAGcgaatttttcttttgtctgtttgaaaaaaaaaaaaaaagaagtcttagcAGGGACACCAGGGCTTTACCATGCACCTGTGGGTCCCTGTAGGCTACAATCACTTGTTCTTGTCCTAAGGCAGAACAAGCACTAAAACAAGCTCAGGTGGCAGGGAGACAAAGTCCAGCTGCAAGTGGTGTGAGTACCAAGACAGGCTTGGTAGGGAGAGGGCGAAATTGCCTGCGGTGGAGGTTTTTAACACCAGGTTCAGCAAATGGATAATCTGAACAATTTGgtcccagctctcagcagagACAGGCAAAAATGCAGGACTGAAAACTACCTGAAGACAACACCTAGTCTAAGAGGGGAGAGAGGGCaagggaggagaggagacagTGACAATTAAATCCTGTTCCAACCTGGCTCCCGGCAAGCAGAAATTACTCTTTGCCAAGTAAACAGCACTATGGGTCTTGATTCACTGGAAGGTGAGGATATGGGCTGTGTTATCAAACCCAGCGGGCAGTTTACCACCCCACACCCTGCTGTACCTATCTGGATGTAGCCATCCGGTGTCCTGCGGTATTTGACAACTGAGCCTCTTCCCTCCTGCAAGGCTTCCTTATCTGACTGCAGGCTCTGCGGGAAGGAGAGAGGAGCTTTGTGCAAGGCCAGTGGCAGGAGCTCCAAAAGCCTCAAGCAACAGCAGAAACCCCAGAGCTGCCCTCACACCCCTGCCTGGCACCCCGAGCCTCACGCCCCAGAACAAGGACATTTGTTGCCCTCATGCTGCTGCTTCCACTGCACCATCCTGGCTTCATTCTCACCTCTGCAGCCATCCCACCCatgtgagcatcccctgtgcagGCAGGAACAGCTCCCACAGTGACTGCTCAGTGCAGCATCCCCACTCCCGAGGTGGTACCACACCAGGCGTGACCCCCTGGCTCCCAGCCAGCACCTCTCAAAGGCACTCAAGTCTTGTAAAGATTTTCCTGATGGCTTTAAGTAGTTCCCTTCTCTCGAACCTCTTTTGCTTCCCACTCCACCCCCGTCTCAATTCTCAATAGAACACTTACGTCAAACGGCAAAACCTCCACAGTCGTATTGAAGAGTTTGTCTTCTGGGTGCTCGATGTTCCCGCTGCGGAAGAAGAACCTGTGACAGAGACCAAAGCCATGGAAACCCACACTGAGCGAGGGGGGACATGATGGCTTTCACCCTAGCTGAACCATCAAACAGCTCAACCTAACAGGCACCTTCTTAGAAGGCACATGGGTTGGAAGACCACCTGTGCCAGATCAGCTAAATCGGATCACTCACAAGCACAACAAAGCAAAGGGCTCTGGCAAATGTGGCCCCACCAAAAAAGGGTCAAGTTATCCTCCCCCTGGAAGAGCACTGCTCCCTCCTCCTGGGCAGCCAAGCAGGAGATGGGCAAGAAATTCAACATGAGCCAGAAGAGCAAAAGGGAAGTGTTTCTGCATGCTCCAAGGTGTCCCCACATCTCCCTCTGCCATCCCCCACCAAGCACTGGCCTTTCGATGCGGAGTGGTTTGAAGAATCTGAATCTGATGAAGTCCCCAGCAGTGGGAGTGAAGGCCCAGAAGAAGTCCTCCCGCAGGTAAGCTTTCTCCAAGGTGAAGTGCTGGTAGGTTTTCAGGCTGGTGCTCACCTCCGCAGGAGGGTTGACGTGCTCTTTCCGCAGGGCCTGCTTGCCAAAATCCTTGTCCTTGGTGGGTGCAAAGCAAAAGGGCAGAAAAGGGTCATGAGCTGCTCTCAATCGTGAGGAACAGGGGTCCCAGCAACAAGGCACTGCAAATTAAAAGCTCTCGATTTGCATGGCACAGAAGGATGAGGATTGGAAGTAATCTGGGGAAGGCACCAGACAGGGCAGTGTGTGGCTGGATCCCAGGAGGACACAACTTCAGGAGAGGCAGCACAGAGAAGCACCACTGCTCTGCACTCTGATCCAGCACCAAAGAGCCTCTCCTTGTCCAAGCATCCCTAAACACATGTGCCTGCAAACAGTCCTTACACCTCAGGAGAAGGTGGCTGCGAGGCTGACGATACCATAAAATGACTGGATTACACGGCCTGACAGGCATTGCACTGTGATACAAACTGAATTACACCTTCCATTTACCTGCGGATCAGACAGAGACAGGACTGAGCACTGCCCAGGGATGTGTCTATATGGGTCCTGCACAGAGAGCTTTGGGAAGCTTCATTTTGTTGATgtttaaacacacacaaacaatGCAAGCTCTTACATAGCTCTAGTTTGCCAATGAGCAAATCCCAGGAAGGAGGAGCGGGTGGGAAGGAAGTCAGATCAACCCAGGAGTCATCTCTCCAGGGTTTTTCAATATATGCTTCGAAATCACTTTGCCCAGACCATAGTTCAACACTCAGGATGGGTGGCTAGGACCAGTACCAAGGCTTAAAAGCTTGCAGTGACTCTTGGTACATGTCACTGCCATTCTGAGAAGTAGGACCTACGTGAGCAGACTGTAATTCAGAATAAAACGCAACCACTGTGCAGAAACCCAGACACCCCTGTCCCACCAGTTGCTGTCACTGATGTCCCCACCCAAAAGCAGCCAATTCTGGGGGGCCTACAGGCCAGGCCTGGCAGAAAGGTCATCTGTGGCTTGGACAGGCAGCTAGTACCCACCTTCAGCTTCTGTATCTTCCCAGCCAAGGAGGAGTGGGTTCCCACATGCTGGAAGAGTGAGGGCTTGAAGCGGATCCTCAGGTTTGCCTTCTGCCTGTCGCAGTGTTTCTGAAACGAGACAATCCCGCAGAGCCCCATGGTTAAACCTCTGCGGTCGACTGCGACCTGCAAGAGGAACGGACAAGGGCATGAGGAGTGATAAACATTCCCACCCCTCCACCTCTATGCCTTTCTGTGTTATTTTGGCTTTAATTTGGCAAGAGGGCTTTTAACCACAATCTGGAGGAACCTGACGGTGACTCTCGGCCGTTCACTTACTCTCTGCTGGGCAGCCAGAGTGCCCAGGTTCAAGTGCCAAATTTCTCCACGCCAAGCATAGCTTAGCAAACACTGAGCAAATCTCCTCTGTGCTGTCAGGTAGGGACAGCCAGAGAATTTAGTTTCTTTTGTCCCTGGCTTATTGGGAAAGCCTTTTTCCTACAACTCAGAGCTTGGGATCACTGATGTCTGAAGATACAGTAAGTCCTGGGACTTACTGGGACTGTTCAGAGCCTAAGTGAACAGGCAGCAAGTGCGGGCTCTTTTCAGATGGGCAGAGTTTTCAGTTTGTATGGCACACGCCAGTGTGAAAGCTGTTTGGCCGTTTCATGCCCATCCCAACATGTAAATAAACTTGGGGATGCAACTCTGACCCAGGCAGTGATTTTCAATAGGGTGGCAGGAGAGAGATGATGGAGAAGGAATaaaggacaaaagagaaaaacactgagAGCATGGAGATGAGAACTCGCATTTTAAAAGTagttaatttctttcagtttgagGGAGCAGGACAAAAATACAGGGttaaaaaatggaagaagagggtatttgttttctgacttttgctttttccaagaaaagaaatgcatgcaCATCCCTACCACCATCTGCTCTTGCAGCCTCCCACCCAAGAGAAGCCCCGGCAGAAATCCCGCTGCCGGGCGCTGCGTCACCGGCTGCCTGGCACCAGGCAGGGCGCAGCGGGGAAAGTCAGCCACACCGAGCCCCCACGATGGGCTGCCTGCACGGGCCACCGTGCCGGGAGCTGAGAAATTCCAGGCATGACCCCTGCGAGCTGCAGAGGAGATAATCCCCTAATCCAGCTCATGTTACattagaaaattaaaactaaCCATGCTAATGGGAGAGACCCAACTCATTGCCAGCAACCCTAGATGCAACCCCATCCAGTCTGATCTCACTctggatggggaggggaggaagaaggggaatGGAGGGAGCTACAGCATCTCCTgatttctctttctccccttttccccttctgctAAAGAAGCATTTGCTGAAAGCAGAGTTGTCTCACTCAAGCCAGGAGGGGCAATGGCTCAGTTGGTGGTAAGAAGGTCATCCTTTCACATAGCTCTACCCCAGGTAAATCTAAAAttagttaaaaaagaaagagcagaatatATCCAGAGCAGGCAAAGCACTTACCAAAAGCTCAGGTCAAACAAACTTTCAATCAGAAAGACAAATCCTCCCTGCTACCAATTTGATTCTGCACAGTGGGATTTACAAGGGAAAGTCATGTTTGAAAGGGCGGTGTGCAGAGTTAATCATGCAAACAGTGGGGGAAAGGAGCCAGAAATCCACACGGAAAGtaggttaatttttaaaaaggcaacacATTTAAGAGGTTTGCAGGTTCCCCTGGGAAAACCTTGGCTCTGCCAGGTAGGAGAAGATGAGCAAAGATGAGCTAAAGAGAAGATGATCCTGCGCAGCAGGAACCGCATTTAATCAACGTTCGAGCTGAAGACTGGgcagggggggacggggacgggagGGGGACgacacagacagcagcagcattcccagctccatcccagcaTTCTGCCTCCCTGGCTTCGCCCATGGCTGTGAGGACGCTGGGGGCTGCCGGGCAGGCCTGGGGACTGCTCTGCCACACCTGAGCACATGGTTTGAACTGCCAGGAGGACGCGACGGACATCAACTGAGTCTGGTCCTGCTGCTCATGGGGGACTGGAGCTGACGTCACGGCCTCTGCCAGGGATCTGCCCAAATTAAACCACATCCTTGCCCCAAttctgcagagccctgaggaTGCCCTGTCCCCCCAACACATAAATAAAGTATTTATCCCCAGCATGACCACCTGCTCTGGCATTTGCCACCACAAAGTAGTTGTGGCCATGAGGTCTGTCCTGAGTGACTGGTTTCAAGCTCTGCACGGGGACTCCGCTGCTCATTCTCCGCCAGGGGAGGAGGGCGAACGAGCGTATGAGTAAATACAATATGTTCAGAGAGGAGATAGAAGAGTATCTGGCGGTGACCTCATCTTGCATTTGCTGTCACACACActcctcctctgcccttcccACTCGCTCGAGCCCCTCGCTGCTGCTGCCAACGGGAGTTCAAACACAACCTCCGCAAGGCACAGGGGCTTCTGTGCTGCCGTCTGCAAGGATTCGTGCCGGCACAGCTCCGCAAACGAGATGGCAGCATGAAAACGGAGCCTACTGCACCTCTCTGCGCCCTCCGAGAAACCCCGACAAGAGCTCCGCGTGCTCTGGATTCATTTTGGCACACTGTGCGCGGCGGGCTTGCTCTTGGGTCATCTGGGGTGagctctctgggcagcctgcgtGTGTGCCCCGGGCGGGTACGGCACACGAGTCCAGAGCCAAAGGGTTATTCTGGGGTTATAGTCAGCGAGCCGGGAACGGCTTCAGGGAGAGAAGCACACCGGAatgaaaaacaacacagaagaatAGGGAACGGCTACTCTCCTCGAGGACTGGAGGAGGAATACCCTGTTAGTGCTTAGATGCAGAAATAATGCCTTTTTTGCAGCTGCAGAGTACAAAAGCCAGAACTCCCAGGTCTTTGCTTACACAATCCACAAGGACACCCCGTGGCACACTCCACAGGGATGGCATGGTTCAGTGCAAAGTCACTTAGCACCAGAGCTCACAGAAAAGATCCTCTGGAGACAGACCAAGCATAATTTGCCCCCACACAACAGACGGTTTCCCTACAACAGAAGTTGTTTACGTACTGCATCTTTCTCAGGGTTGCAGACTTTCACCCAAAGGATGTGATCCAGCAGCCAGTCAATGGGTTTGTCCTTATAGAACATCAGGATGAACTCCACGATCAAGCTCAGATCCAGAGACTTGAACATTTTTCCTACAGCacaaagagagaagagaaagcagcTACGGTATGAAACAGTCAAGAAtcagagctgggaagagaaaaCTTGGGAGACTGGGCTGTGGAGGCTGGATGTGTCCATCTCTCTACGTAAAGGAAATAACATGCAGCTCTGTTTTATGTACTGCTGGCATTGCTAATATAGTTCCGGATTTAATATTCATCACAGAATTAGAAAGCATTAGTGTCTCACAGGTCACAACAGTATCAAAAGGTCTAAAACTCTTCCATTCAGTTGGGAGAAATAAGGATGAAAAACATTCAGCCAGCTGCAGGACAGACCATTTCCTGCCCAGAAAACTACAAGTTTTAAGCTAGTCAAACCAGTATCCAAAATAACAGATCAAGCTGCTACTGCAACCATGTACTGCCGTTCCCAAAATAGTTCTGTGCTGATGTAAACTTCCTTTTGCACACTCTTAGGCAACTCCAGATCCCATCCAGCCTAACAGCTACTGGTCATGTCTAAGCTGTTTGGCTGTCAGCTGGGCCACTGAccaggtttatttttaataaaagtgaGTATCAGCAGTACCAGCTGTGAGGATCTTTCTCCCCTGTGCAAACATAAGGGTCATTGCAAAAATAGGGAGGGATCAAGTCCAAGTATTTTACCATCTCGTGGGGACAACTCATTGGGCCAAGAGCATAAGTGCTTGCAAGAACCACTTGATGGGACTGGGGTGAGCAGAGGAGAATGTTACCAATAAACCCCAGCTGAGAAAACTCCAGGATCATCCACTCCTCGGAGGGCTGCTGCAACGCAAAGTTCTTCATCGTGCTGAGATAGTTTGGTTTGGCCACAATATCATCCTCCAGCTGCAAGAGGAAAGGACACTCAGTGACAATGACCCATCCAGGTTCCAGTAAGAGCCTCTTGGTGCAGAGCAATCATGCTGTAGACCAGAGAAAAGCCTTGGCACAGACCTAGTTTATTTTGGAAGATGctccaaacagatttttctcaccCAATCTAACAGGTAAATGAAACAAGGATTCCTGCCCTTCCTAGGAGGGAGGTCTTCAAGTCTAAAGCATCTTAGAAAGCTACCTTTTGAACCTATCTGGTCAAAACCCACTCCCACTCTGCTGCATCACACAACTGGACATGCTCTTTGCCCTCTCTCAGCTGGGTATGAGCCACAGTGAACTCACAGGTGCACCCACCTGccctccacccccagcaccaaacccacctgcaCGTAATATATGCCTTTGGACTGGGCATACATCATTAAAAAGCAGTAGTCGAGGTTCTGCTTTGTCCTCCACCTGCAAAAGACAAACACAATGAGAGCGCTGCTCTCTCCTGGGATACCAGGCTGCTCAGGGGATCCAGCCAAGGCTGGGTTTAAGCCGGGAAGGTGACGCAGCTCTTGGAAAAGGGGGATGGCATATGGCCTCTCCCTTTTGGTCTCAAACTGGTCAGCTAAGAGTTACTGGAAAACTTAGGGACTTCCAAAATGAACATGATTTGGGTTAAAATGACCCCCTCGTTTGGTGATGGAAACACCGCAGCACAAGGCAAGCCCTGCAAAGCTGGTGCCAGTTCATACCCCCGCTGCCACATCCTTCCAGATCTTGGATAAAGCAAGTTTAAGGGCCATACCTGGCCCTGCAGAAGAGCTTTCCCTGCTGGAGTCAGCTGGGGAGATGCTGCAATTCCTTAAATCAGGGCTTGCTTGTTTTTAAGCTCATTGATTCTTACCTGACTCTTTCCTTGGGGTCCCCAAAGGATTCCCGCAGGTGGGAGAAATCAGGATAGAAATGTGGAGATGGGGAAATTACCTCCAGGAGACCTGAGTGTATTTCCTTTGGGAATCtgagggagaaaagcagcagtaaacAAATACCTCCATGTCTGACATACCATTTCATAGACCAAATTACTGGGTAAACACTGAGCCacagaaccaaacaaaaaaaatacagcctcTAAGATAAAACTTCCCCAGCAGCTAGTGCACTTCCAGGCCCCATCAAAGGATATCAGCAGGGACTGCCACGGAGTTTTAAAGCTGCTCTTTCCCTCCCACAGTCTCTAATAGCCCCACGTTCAGATGctctcccccagcacccctcctccttcccgcacacacacagaggtcaGCTTGAAAGACCAGCCGTGAGCACCACGTACTCTCTACAGGATTAAATGGACCAGCAGACTGGCGCACCAAAGAAAGGACTTGGTGGCATTACCGGCATTTAGAGATTTTCCAAATGCATCAGTAATTAAAAGCCATTTTGCGGAGATTATGTTATGCATTTCTGATAAGTTACTTAAAACACTGCTGTGCTGTAGTTAGGTCAGCCAGCAGGAATTCTACCTAGTTCCCTTACACTGATAAAATCAGCATCTATTTTCCCTATAATGTGGTTAAGAACCCTTTAAAGAGTcaaactcaaacagaaaaaaaggtcaCCCATATGAAAAATAGGTACCTACAACAGCCTTGCAAGCAATACCCAGAGATTACTGTAACTGTGAGAGATAAGCGGGAAAACCAGTTATTTTTATACTGCCTTTTTGAGAACATTCGGTGCAAGGCTGATTTCCTTTGTTTGTGCAGAGCCTGGAGGACTGGAGATGGGGCAGAGGGAGACAAAGCCACGAAATTGCCAAAAACTTCTcacttatttttcccttccttattCCCTCCTTGAGACTTGCAAGATTTTCAGCTAACATTTTCAAATCTTCCCCTCCTCAGGCAGCAGTGAAACAGAAGCTTCTCACTGAGCTGACAAAACCTGTACTGAAGCAGTGACGGCTTTCTTGCTCCTGCGATAtgagctctgcctgccctggcccCACACCACCTCAATtcaatttggaagaaaaataatttcagtgaatcagggaagggcaggaggcaCTGGAGAGGGGGACAGTGAGAAATCAAATCATTAAGTCAATTAAAGTTTCAAGCCTTCTACGCAGAGGCACTCTCTGCAGCAGCGCCCAGTAATTTCATCAGGACCCATCGGACAATCAGTCCATTATCCCCCGATAAGTGCGTCCTCCTGccagcaggcagaaggaggggaacTCTGCCAGCTCCTGCACAGCAAGATGGAGGGCTCTGTTCGAGCTCTTCTGCAAGTGCCCGGGAACACAACCCTCCCCGCACAcgtcccagcccctctcccatcATTGGCTCCGGGACGTGGGGCGCCGGGAGGATGTGCTGCCCTTTCACATCTCCTTCTTATGGCGACTGCGGTCCTCTGGAAACGTGCAATCGCAGGAGCTGCATGGGAGTCACAGCCTCTTCtctcaccacctttttttttgcctccGAGCTCTGATGCTGTTAACGCCTGGACTGGCTCATGGTTAATAATCCATCACCGGCTTCTGCTTAAACAGCCACAGATGAAGCTGCAAAAGCCACTAAGACTCCTGGACATAAATAGCAGCTAGCATGAGAGACAAATGTAACTAGCGCCTagaacaagggaaaaacaaacaggctggagcaggaagaaaaatggatCACGGATTTTAAAGCCAAATAAGGCAGGAGCATTTGGGTGTGATTACCACGCTGCCCAGTTGCTCTGACTCTGCAGAGCAGGTAGAGGGCTGCACTAGACACAGAAACAATTGCCAGGATCACTGGAAATCTAAATAATCCATCTTCTCACAACACCACAGGACAGAAAGAGCAAAATGAAATGGCCTGACTGTGTGTGTTAAATACTGCGAGCACAAAGGAGCCTACTGGAAGCTACATATGGGATGCATTTTAGAACAAGCAGAAAGTGGAAGCGGCAATAGCAAAGACAGCCCAGAGtttaagaactgaaaaacaaacaacaaaaaaaaaaccccaaaagggaAGCAGAGAAGTGTGTATTTTCTCCTTAATGAAGCCATTTGCTGGCCTCACTACAGGCACAGGCCATACCACCGTAGTCATTTGGAAGTGCTTACAAGTTTTTGATATTTTCTGCCACTCCAGCTGTGTACTGCGGATCTGtctgaaaacaaaagataaacaGTGTTAGATCCTTCAGCCTCAGCCTGTGC
Proteins encoded in this window:
- the MGAT4B gene encoding alpha-1,3-mannosyl-glycoprotein 4-beta-N-acetylglucosaminyltransferase B, coding for MRLRSGTALTLLLGCLCALLSLSWYGAFGGHKGDVVDIYQREFLALRDRLHAAEQESLKRSKELNLVLEEIKRAISEKQALRDINRTWSSLSDETKLKLWNITNKNVLHLPTIFHHLPHLLSKENSLQPAVHVGQGRTGVSVVMGIPSVKREVHSYLTDTLNSLISELTQQEKEDSVIVVLIAETDPQYTAGVAENIKNLFPKEIHSGLLEVISPSPHFYPDFSHLRESFGDPKERVRWRTKQNLDYCFLMMYAQSKGIYYVQLEDDIVAKPNYLSTMKNFALQQPSEEWMILEFSQLGFIGKMFKSLDLSLIVEFILMFYKDKPIDWLLDHILWVKVCNPEKDAKHCDRQKANLRIRFKPSLFQHVGTHSSLAGKIQKLKDKDFGKQALRKEHVNPPAEVSTSLKTYQHFTLEKAYLREDFFWAFTPTAGDFIRFRFFKPLRIERFFFRSGNIEHPEDKLFNTTVEVLPFDSLQSDKEALQEGRGSVVKYRRTPDGYIQIGSFSKGVAEGEVDPSFGPLEAIRLSIQTDSPVWIILSEIFIKKAE